A region of Micromonospora chokoriensis DNA encodes the following proteins:
- a CDS encoding P-loop NTPase family protein — protein sequence MTVGLRLDEAAWGLLHQAIELYQDNPRVVAQLRNQVARLEQPLRIAVVGPWRSGKSTVVNALMGEEVAPVERADGVFTWYEDGPVPRATAYPSGQPPQELAVVKSATGLRVDLGWDTGDLRDIVVQWPTRALRQITLIDTPAVNGDVEQGLASVLERVLRESDAVLYLTRDGRDSDLRVLEAARDGAVGQAAPVNVIMVLSRADETGGGRIDGLLTARQLARRHYRDPRVGALSVNVVACSGMLGLAGRMLGESDFAALAALARVPRAELDAHLISADRILRGESPVGLDTEVRAALLDRFGIFGVRLAATLVRSGFDSRVTLSAELIRRSGLTELRESVTRCFIDRRDALKARSALAAVETVLRAEPTRGSDEVVGAVEQILAGAHEFRELRLLVALRNTRLGFDAELADEAQRLVGGNGVGLAARLGVEHEATAQRLWEVAAEAQWRWRDRAEDPLLPLAQRRGAQVVVRSCEGMIAELVAGGR from the coding sequence ATGACGGTGGGGCTGCGCCTGGACGAGGCGGCGTGGGGCCTGCTGCACCAGGCCATCGAGCTCTACCAGGACAACCCACGGGTCGTGGCGCAGTTGCGCAACCAGGTGGCCCGGTTGGAGCAACCTCTGCGTATCGCGGTCGTGGGCCCGTGGCGATCCGGCAAGTCGACGGTGGTCAACGCGTTGATGGGTGAGGAGGTCGCACCTGTCGAGCGGGCCGACGGGGTCTTCACCTGGTACGAGGACGGCCCGGTGCCGCGCGCCACCGCGTACCCGTCGGGTCAGCCTCCGCAGGAGTTGGCGGTGGTGAAGTCGGCGACCGGCCTGCGGGTGGATCTCGGCTGGGACACCGGCGACCTGCGCGACATCGTCGTGCAGTGGCCGACGCGGGCGCTGCGGCAGATCACGCTCATCGACACGCCGGCGGTCAACGGTGACGTCGAGCAGGGCCTGGCGTCGGTGTTGGAGCGGGTGTTGCGGGAGTCGGACGCGGTGTTGTACCTGACCCGCGACGGGCGCGACAGCGATCTGCGGGTCTTGGAGGCGGCCCGGGACGGCGCCGTCGGGCAGGCCGCCCCGGTCAACGTGATCATGGTGCTGTCCCGGGCGGACGAGACCGGGGGAGGCCGGATCGACGGCCTGCTCACCGCCCGCCAACTCGCCCGGCGCCACTACCGTGATCCACGGGTGGGCGCGCTCAGTGTGAACGTGGTGGCGTGCAGTGGGATGCTCGGCCTGGCGGGCCGGATGCTCGGCGAGTCGGACTTCGCGGCGCTCGCGGCCCTGGCCCGCGTGCCCCGGGCGGAGCTGGACGCCCACCTGATCTCGGCCGATCGCATTCTCCGGGGCGAGTCGCCGGTCGGGCTGGACACCGAGGTGCGCGCCGCACTGCTGGACCGGTTCGGGATCTTCGGTGTCCGGCTGGCGGCCACCCTGGTCCGCAGCGGTTTCGACAGTCGGGTGACGCTCTCCGCCGAGCTGATCCGGCGCAGCGGTCTGACCGAGCTGCGCGAGTCGGTGACCCGCTGCTTCATCGACCGCCGGGACGCGTTGAAGGCCCGGTCCGCGCTGGCCGCGGTGGAGACGGTGCTGCGGGCCGAACCCACGCGGGGTTCGGACGAGGTGGTCGGCGCGGTCGAGCAGATCCTCGCGGGTGCGCACGAGTTCCGGGAGTTGCGCCTGCTGGTGGCGTTGCGCAACACCCGGCTCGGGTTCGACGCGGAGTTGGCCGACGAGGCGCAGCGGCTGGTCGGGGGCAACGGGGTGGGCCTCGCCGCCCGGCTCGGTGTCGAGCACGAGGCGACCGCGCAGCGGCTCTGGGAGGTCGCCGCCGAGGCGCAGTGGCGGTGGCGGGACCGGGCCGAGGACCCGCTGCTTCCGCTGGCGCAGCGGCGCGGTGCGCAGGTCGTCGTCCGCAGCTGCGAGGGAATGATCGCCGAGCTGGTCGCGGGCGGTCGCTGA
- a CDS encoding Hsp70 family protein, whose product MPYVLGIDIGSTNTAAAVARLHGSTWTRPEAVPLHVDSTVVPSVLSLSEDGSLHVGEPATDDGSRTTRDFVHRIGDDVPLLLGGEACAPQTLTAELAAWVVERVHALEGGPAAAIVLSHPAGWRPYRREVLHRALSGFGLRAVTLLPRTVTVAESHAARGFAGSTAVVYALGGNSFEAALVRRTPRGTYETFGTPQGLDSLGGADFDEALAEHTRTALARELAATARRGTQAALRGLRAECDRVKRVLTVDLTADVVLALPNGPARIPVTRAQFEEMIRPTVQVTVDLLLRAVRSADLTPGHLDGVLLAGGSTRVPLVTELISAALPVPVEVEPDSRLTAATGAAMAACQVVSPRARRNPPVRDAAPVSGAGRATLPAPRRPHHDTTAPGDPPPRPPVRVLPLDLPKPSRLSLARSRGREG is encoded by the coding sequence ATGCCGTACGTCCTGGGGATAGACATCGGAAGCACCAACACCGCCGCCGCCGTCGCACGGCTGCACGGCAGCACCTGGACCCGTCCCGAGGCCGTCCCGCTGCACGTCGACTCCACAGTCGTACCGTCGGTGCTGTCCCTGTCGGAGGACGGCTCGCTGCACGTCGGCGAACCCGCGACCGACGACGGCAGCCGCACCACACGCGACTTCGTCCACCGCATCGGCGACGACGTGCCCCTGCTGCTCGGCGGCGAGGCCTGCGCGCCGCAGACGCTCACCGCGGAGCTGGCGGCCTGGGTGGTGGAGAGGGTCCACGCCCTCGAGGGCGGCCCGGCCGCAGCGATCGTCCTCAGCCACCCGGCGGGGTGGCGCCCGTACCGCCGGGAGGTGCTGCACCGGGCCCTGTCCGGCTTCGGCCTGCGCGCCGTGACGTTGCTGCCCCGCACGGTCACGGTGGCCGAGAGCCACGCGGCACGTGGGTTCGCCGGCAGCACGGCCGTCGTCTACGCGTTGGGCGGCAACAGCTTCGAGGCGGCGTTGGTGCGGCGCACCCCGCGCGGCACCTACGAGACGTTCGGCACTCCACAGGGGCTCGACTCGCTGGGCGGGGCCGACTTCGACGAGGCGTTGGCCGAGCACACCCGTACCGCGCTGGCCCGGGAGTTGGCCGCCACCGCACGCCGCGGCACCCAGGCCGCCCTGCGCGGGCTGCGCGCGGAGTGCGACCGGGTCAAGCGGGTACTGACCGTCGACCTGACGGCCGACGTGGTGCTGGCCCTACCGAACGGCCCGGCCCGGATACCGGTGACCCGGGCCCAGTTCGAGGAGATGATCCGCCCGACGGTGCAGGTCACCGTCGACCTTCTCCTACGGGCTGTGCGCAGCGCCGACCTGACGCCGGGGCACCTCGACGGTGTCCTGCTGGCGGGCGGTTCGACCCGCGTCCCGCTCGTCACCGAGCTGATCAGCGCGGCCCTCCCGGTCCCCGTCGAGGTCGAACCGGACTCCCGGTTGACCGCCGCCACCGGCGCGGCGATGGCCGCCTGCCAGGTGGTGTCGCCGCGCGCCCGCCGAAACCCACCGGTCCGCGACGCGGCCCCGGTCAGCGGCGCCGGTCGGGCCACCCTCCCGGCACCTCGCCGCCCCCACCACGACACCACCGCTCCGGGTGACCCGCCACCGCGGCCCCCGGTCCGGGTCCTCCCACTGGACCTGCCGAAACCGTCCCGTCTGTCGTTGGCCCGCAGCCGGGGACGCGAAGGATGA
- a CDS encoding IniB N-terminal domain-containing protein, giving the protein MDSPQTLHDFVLDLLTNPDARSAFDLDPEGALRGAGLTDITAADVQDVVPLVVDYAPGQGLGPIAPAVGQLGLDPLVTDTTDVVGQLQSVAQQISVTSSPTGVDVKAGVLGAIAVDPSTAAAGITVLPGVGLGIGPNGLDTDLAGVGDVAYTLDADVVQPVDAIADPVLGDVTGTVGDQGGLLGVTDSNLIGGDLTSGVLPGTHGQLGGVVDSLGVNDTLGGLGLGHGDGVVGGVVPPLDVPSAVGGVTHQVDSLLPGVTGTVGDVTGGVTDGVLGGDSHASSDHGLLGITGGLL; this is encoded by the coding sequence ATGGACTCGCCCCAGACCCTCCACGACTTCGTACTCGACCTGCTGACGAACCCCGACGCACGGTCGGCCTTCGACCTCGACCCCGAGGGTGCGCTGCGCGGCGCCGGGCTCACCGACATCACCGCGGCGGATGTGCAGGACGTGGTGCCGCTGGTCGTCGACTACGCGCCGGGTCAGGGGCTCGGGCCGATCGCCCCGGCCGTCGGGCAGCTCGGGCTGGACCCGCTGGTCACCGACACCACCGACGTCGTCGGCCAGTTGCAGAGCGTGGCGCAGCAGATCAGCGTCACCAGTTCGCCCACCGGCGTGGACGTCAAGGCCGGCGTGCTCGGCGCCATCGCTGTCGACCCGTCGACCGCCGCCGCCGGGATCACCGTCCTGCCGGGGGTCGGCCTGGGCATCGGGCCGAACGGGCTCGACACCGACCTCGCCGGCGTCGGCGACGTGGCGTACACCCTCGACGCCGACGTCGTGCAGCCGGTGGACGCGATCGCCGACCCGGTCCTCGGCGACGTCACCGGCACCGTCGGCGACCAGGGCGGTCTGCTCGGTGTCACCGACTCGAACCTGATCGGCGGCGACCTGACCAGTGGTGTCCTGCCCGGCACCCACGGTCAGCTCGGCGGGGTCGTGGACTCCCTCGGTGTCAACGACACCCTGGGTGGGCTCGGCCTCGGGCACGGCGACGGTGTCGTCGGCGGTGTGGTCCCACCGCTCGACGTGCCGTCGGCGGTGGGCGGCGTGACGCACCAGGTGGACAGCCTCCTCCCCGGGGTCACCGGCACTGTCGGTGACGTGACCGGTGGTGTCACCGACGGTGTGCTCGGCGGCGACTCGCACGCCTCGTCCGATCACGGGCTGCTGGGTATCACCGGCGGCCTGCTCTGA
- a CDS encoding dynamin family protein, translating into MAGIWLDVLDEIARTCSAHGRADLLQTVRQKRAQLLDPTLRVLVIGEPNQGKSQLINAIINAPACPVGDGRTTVLPTVVRHAEAPSAVVAQASAPGRSAAAEAVTVERTPVALNQVAAGVAGTVGRRPGGGPAYVEIGVPRALLGAGLVLVDTPGTDEVAGVGGAAPVAAPARADVVLLVSDSTRELSVAELNMVLHIMRSHPNVVVVQSKTDLVADWRTVAERNRQHLLEAGVPATLIPVSATLRLRAAAADDRGLNAESGFPELIARLQRDLAGKADHLARASVQTVARTVVEQLAAPLRAELETQETEEQSGPISRLHAAQREVDELRRCSTRWQNTLNDEIGDLLSDIEYDLRDRTREILRTVDEAFDTADPLVAWETFQDWLERSLVDAAEANREWLIQRCDWIARRVAANFTRYGYDVLPAWSMSMPDDIGERMPELQRPTIDRFTTGQKLFTGMKGSYGGMLMFGLATTLAGMPMINPVSVGIGALFGGKSIRDESKQLLRRRQATVKTTIQRHVDDVFVRISRDCRDAVRQVQRMLRDHFTALTEELQEAIVQSFRSAKQEADTDASLREQRQREIRVKMTRLAALYEQAQQLTGVRSAPLLLEPQT; encoded by the coding sequence ATGGCCGGGATCTGGTTGGACGTGCTGGACGAGATCGCCCGCACGTGCAGCGCGCACGGTCGTGCTGACCTGCTCCAGACGGTGCGGCAGAAACGTGCCCAACTGCTGGACCCGACGCTGCGCGTCCTCGTCATCGGCGAACCGAACCAGGGCAAGAGTCAGCTGATCAACGCGATCATCAACGCGCCGGCCTGCCCGGTCGGCGACGGCCGCACGACAGTGCTGCCCACCGTCGTGCGGCACGCGGAGGCCCCGTCCGCGGTGGTGGCGCAGGCGTCGGCCCCGGGCCGTTCCGCCGCCGCCGAGGCGGTGACCGTCGAGCGAACGCCGGTCGCGCTCAACCAGGTCGCTGCGGGCGTGGCGGGAACCGTCGGTCGGCGTCCGGGCGGCGGCCCGGCGTACGTCGAGATCGGGGTTCCACGCGCCCTGCTCGGCGCCGGGCTGGTGCTGGTGGACACTCCCGGCACCGACGAGGTCGCCGGTGTCGGCGGTGCCGCCCCGGTCGCTGCTCCGGCCCGCGCGGACGTCGTGCTGCTGGTCTCCGACTCCACCCGGGAGCTGTCGGTCGCCGAGCTGAACATGGTGCTGCACATCATGCGGTCACACCCGAACGTGGTCGTGGTGCAGAGCAAGACCGACCTGGTGGCCGACTGGCGTACGGTCGCCGAACGCAACCGGCAACACCTGCTGGAGGCCGGCGTTCCGGCGACGCTGATCCCGGTCTCGGCGACCCTGCGACTGCGTGCCGCCGCAGCCGACGACCGTGGCCTCAACGCCGAGTCCGGATTTCCCGAGCTGATCGCCCGACTGCAACGTGACCTGGCCGGCAAGGCAGACCACCTGGCCCGCGCGTCGGTGCAGACGGTTGCCCGGACGGTCGTGGAGCAGTTGGCCGCTCCGCTGCGCGCCGAACTGGAGACCCAGGAGACCGAGGAGCAGTCCGGGCCGATCTCCCGGTTGCACGCGGCGCAGCGCGAGGTCGACGAGCTGCGCAGGTGTTCCACCCGCTGGCAGAACACGCTCAACGACGAGATCGGCGACCTGCTCTCCGACATCGAGTACGACCTTCGCGACCGGACGCGGGAGATCCTGCGTACGGTGGACGAGGCGTTCGACACGGCCGACCCTCTGGTGGCCTGGGAGACCTTTCAGGACTGGCTGGAGAGGAGCCTGGTCGACGCGGCCGAGGCGAACCGCGAGTGGCTGATCCAGCGTTGCGACTGGATCGCCCGCCGGGTGGCCGCCAACTTCACCAGGTACGGCTACGACGTGCTGCCGGCCTGGTCGATGTCCATGCCGGACGACATCGGTGAGCGGATGCCGGAGCTGCAACGGCCGACGATCGACAGGTTCACCACCGGCCAGAAGTTGTTCACCGGCATGAAGGGCTCGTACGGCGGCATGCTGATGTTCGGGCTGGCGACCACCCTGGCCGGAATGCCGATGATCAACCCGGTCTCGGTCGGCATCGGTGCGCTCTTCGGTGGCAAGAGCATCCGCGACGAGAGCAAGCAGTTGCTCCGCCGCCGGCAGGCGACCGTCAAGACCACCATCCAGCGCCACGTCGACGACGTCTTCGTCCGGATCAGCCGCGACTGCCGCGACGCCGTCCGCCAGGTGCAGCGGATGCTGCGCGACCACTTCACGGCGCTGACCGAGGAGTTGCAGGAGGCGATCGTCCAGTCGTTCCGCAGCGCGAAGCAGGAGGCTGACACCGACGCCTCCCTTCGTGAGCAGCGACAACGCGAGATCCGGGTGAAGATGACGCGACTGGCCGCGCTCTACGAGCAGGCGCAGCAGTTGACCGGCGTACGCTCCGCTCCGCTGCTGCTGGAACCGCAGACATGA
- a CDS encoding DUF1540 domain-containing protein, giving the protein MTDMLEMPRVHECTVTDCGYNHDGCHAFAITIGQQNANCATFIDTSAKGGLDRVIAQVGACKRSDCQHNAELECHAPSIRVGPGQDIADCQTYQPR; this is encoded by the coding sequence ATGACCGACATGCTGGAGATGCCGCGGGTACACGAGTGCACCGTCACCGACTGCGGCTACAACCACGACGGCTGCCACGCCTTCGCCATCACCATCGGGCAGCAGAACGCCAACTGCGCCACGTTCATCGACACCTCGGCGAAGGGCGGACTGGACCGCGTCATCGCCCAGGTCGGGGCCTGCAAGCGCAGCGACTGCCAGCACAACGCCGAGTTGGAGTGCCACGCACCGTCCATCCGGGTCGGTCCGGGCCAGGACATCGCCGACTGTCAGACGTACCAACCGCGTTGA
- a CDS encoding helix-turn-helix transcriptional regulator: MIMNDIAESGLTLDRGPRVLLDAVGQDPAGPLSVGIAGPGGHGKTALLTELARVHQRAGIAVRTIAPQPGEAVDPDTVVLVDDAHLLDDARVEVLLRLVATRRHRLVVAHRPWPRSAALSELVDALRRDGQAMLLTPFTREQTAAYLAGTPELGRRDDLVDFVHTQTGGVPRDVERLARGLAGTDTRTGAVVNPPRSVVAEFGPDLDVQPTAVQRLLLAVAAGGTLPVSMLGALVDREPAAVDDLIATTRAAGLLGADGRLTPIVRRAVTTLSPTTERNAVCRRLTELQLARGGVVLPLVRSLLAVGALSDCPVTTLTAAANEALADEPAFAAELFAAATAAGHPAGAKQALAAALAGNLDDALRLADRLLATAAPPDRREAAVVAATALAHRGHVGRSVELYRWAGTASATSFATVGAIATGDLGVTAEPPPGDPTGEPSTMHASAARLTATGVRDSVSGPPTAALSALVQAAALLEPDGRAALLPDSPAALAALTAVHCGELEIAERVLHRALAGGVGGPLMARRHRLLQAWILMVRGETHAATERLATVTLDGRQLESRDLLFAAAIRMGVSRRNSDLGALKRGWGQALEAVVRHPVDLFTLLPLGELAIAGARLGDLARLEPYLIQGRALLSRLGDPPLWSVPLRWSGLHAAILTAEPATADEHVTALLAAADHSRYAAVVAAAAQSWVEVLRGDVDPIRVEAAARGLHDTGLCWDGARLAGQAAIRTADRRAMTTLLECARALQGRPSGGPAPATGASTTRVAGPTQQGLSDREYEVAELVLAGLTYREIGDRLFISAKTVEHHVARMRNRLNCANRTELLALLRTLVADRASDTAGQPWPQRAVR, translated from the coding sequence ATGATCATGAACGACATCGCCGAATCCGGCTTGACCCTGGATCGAGGGCCGCGGGTTCTGCTGGACGCCGTCGGGCAGGACCCGGCCGGGCCGCTCAGCGTCGGCATCGCCGGCCCGGGCGGCCACGGCAAGACCGCGCTGCTGACGGAGCTGGCGCGGGTCCACCAACGGGCCGGGATCGCCGTCCGCACCATCGCCCCCCAGCCGGGCGAAGCGGTCGACCCCGACACAGTGGTGCTCGTCGACGACGCGCACCTGCTCGACGACGCACGCGTCGAGGTGCTGCTGCGCCTGGTCGCCACCCGCCGACACCGCCTGGTGGTCGCCCACCGCCCGTGGCCCCGGTCCGCGGCGCTCAGCGAACTGGTCGACGCGCTGCGCCGCGACGGGCAGGCCATGCTCCTCACGCCGTTCACCCGGGAGCAGACCGCCGCCTACCTCGCCGGCACACCGGAGCTGGGCCGCCGTGACGACCTGGTCGACTTCGTCCACACCCAGACCGGCGGCGTACCCCGGGACGTCGAACGGCTGGCCCGTGGCCTGGCCGGCACGGACACCCGGACCGGCGCGGTGGTCAACCCACCCCGCTCGGTGGTCGCGGAGTTCGGACCGGACCTGGACGTCCAGCCCACCGCCGTCCAACGGTTGCTGCTCGCCGTCGCGGCGGGCGGGACGCTGCCGGTGAGCATGCTCGGCGCGCTTGTCGACCGGGAGCCGGCGGCGGTGGACGACCTGATCGCCACGACCAGGGCGGCCGGGCTGCTCGGCGCCGACGGCCGGCTGACGCCGATCGTGCGGCGGGCCGTCACGACGCTCAGCCCCACCACCGAACGAAATGCGGTCTGTCGTCGGCTCACCGAACTGCAACTCGCCCGGGGTGGTGTGGTGCTGCCGCTGGTCCGGTCCCTGCTCGCGGTCGGTGCGCTCAGCGACTGTCCGGTCACGACCCTGACCGCCGCGGCCAACGAGGCACTGGCCGACGAGCCGGCCTTCGCCGCCGAACTGTTCGCGGCCGCCACGGCGGCCGGCCACCCGGCCGGCGCGAAGCAGGCGCTCGCCGCCGCGCTCGCCGGCAACCTCGACGACGCCCTTCGACTGGCCGACCGGCTGCTGGCCACGGCCGCCCCACCCGACCGTCGCGAGGCGGCAGTGGTGGCCGCGACCGCCCTCGCGCACCGTGGTCACGTCGGGCGCAGCGTGGAGCTGTACCGGTGGGCGGGCACCGCGTCGGCGACGTCCTTCGCCACCGTCGGCGCGATCGCCACCGGAGACCTGGGCGTCACGGCCGAGCCACCGCCGGGTGACCCCACCGGCGAGCCCTCGACCATGCACGCCAGCGCGGCCCGACTGACGGCCACCGGCGTACGCGACAGCGTGTCCGGCCCGCCGACCGCCGCGCTCTCCGCCCTCGTCCAGGCCGCCGCGTTGCTGGAACCGGACGGACGGGCGGCGCTCCTGCCGGACAGCCCGGCCGCGCTGGCCGCGTTGACCGCCGTGCACTGCGGTGAGCTGGAGATCGCCGAGCGGGTGCTGCACCGGGCCCTGGCCGGCGGTGTCGGTGGCCCGCTGATGGCACGCCGCCACCGGCTGTTGCAGGCCTGGATCCTGATGGTCCGGGGCGAGACGCACGCCGCTACCGAACGCCTCGCCACCGTCACCCTCGACGGACGTCAACTGGAGTCCCGCGACCTGCTCTTCGCCGCCGCGATCCGGATGGGAGTCAGCCGACGCAACAGCGACCTCGGCGCGCTCAAGCGGGGTTGGGGCCAGGCGCTGGAGGCCGTGGTCCGGCACCCCGTCGACCTGTTCACCCTGCTACCGCTCGGTGAACTGGCCATCGCCGGCGCGCGGCTCGGCGACCTGGCCCGGCTGGAGCCGTACCTGATCCAGGGGCGTGCGTTGCTGAGCCGGCTCGGTGATCCACCACTGTGGAGCGTTCCGCTGCGTTGGAGTGGCCTGCACGCGGCGATCCTGACCGCCGAGCCGGCGACCGCCGACGAACACGTCACCGCGCTGCTCGCCGCCGCCGACCACAGCCGGTACGCCGCCGTGGTCGCCGCCGCGGCGCAGAGCTGGGTAGAGGTGCTGCGCGGCGACGTCGACCCGATCCGGGTGGAAGCCGCCGCCCGAGGGCTGCACGACACCGGGCTGTGCTGGGACGGCGCACGCCTCGCCGGTCAGGCCGCCATCCGCACCGCGGACCGACGGGCGATGACCACCCTGCTCGAATGTGCCCGCGCACTCCAGGGACGGCCGTCCGGCGGGCCGGCACCGGCGACCGGCGCCAGCACGACACGGGTCGCCGGCCCCACCCAGCAGGGGCTCAGCGACCGCGAGTACGAGGTCGCCGAACTCGTCCTGGCCGGACTGACCTACCGGGAGATCGGCGACCGGCTCTTCATCTCGGCGAAGACCGTCGAACACCACGTGGCGCGGATGCGCAACCGGCTGAACTGCGCCAACCGCACCGAGTTGCTGGCCCTGCTGCGCACCCTCGTGGCCGACCGGGCCAGCGACACGGCAGGCCAGCCGTGGCCCCAGCGGGCCGTCCGGTGA
- a CDS encoding sensor histidine kinase: MTRNEVRLIRLRLVVLAAVLVSLWSYAAYVASQDAMDLLRVRALADTLGQPVDRLILGLQTERRLTAETVTRAAPAAAPLVEARQGTDRATAEIREFADGRDLRLLSAGDVRDRAGELVRRLDGLSTIRSRVDAGRLDVATAVDGYDQVIDVAFRVYGPEWGAYESTLAADTRAVIALARARELLAREDTVVSAALTTGRFGADERRRLTELVSSQRYARGEAAAGLPADDQGEYQRLVAGPDFTNLLALEDLLLSGNAGTAPTGVTAQAWRAAVDASLGALQTLVATTARSSADRAAPGAAVVTARTGAVVGLGLIVVVVLLLSWVNTVRRLTDAPTRTGDDTPAPVPAPSGAGGTTPGGGNHDLFLRLTRRNQALLRDQLNLLDGMQRRERSAEETSELFQLDHLTTRVRRNVEKLIALAGATPARRWRRPVPLLDVARGAVAEVPDYHRVLIAPHWPWSLAGPAVTDVVHLLSELIENALAHSASDTTVRVSGEPHPQGCAVLVVDDGSGLDASSLAEANHLFDSPPPDGPPPGFAGLYAAAVLADRCGARVSLRPSQRGGTAAIVLLPAALVTPRGDGPGATTAATGTTYPPTRDVVDPPAPNGDGALPTRVRHAGPSGFANDRTSLDTVEIPIARTARRHP; this comes from the coding sequence GTGACGCGTAACGAGGTGCGGCTGATCCGGCTCAGGCTGGTCGTGCTGGCCGCCGTGCTGGTCTCACTCTGGTCGTACGCGGCCTACGTGGCCAGCCAGGACGCCATGGACCTGCTGCGGGTGCGCGCCCTGGCGGACACCCTGGGCCAACCCGTCGACCGCCTGATCCTGGGCTTGCAGACCGAACGCCGACTGACCGCCGAGACGGTCACGAGAGCCGCGCCGGCGGCGGCACCGCTGGTCGAGGCGCGCCAGGGGACCGACCGGGCCACCGCCGAGATCCGCGAGTTCGCCGACGGCCGCGACCTTCGACTGCTCAGCGCCGGTGACGTCCGGGACCGGGCCGGCGAGTTGGTCCGGCGACTCGACGGCCTGAGCACGATCCGCTCCCGGGTGGACGCCGGGCGTCTCGACGTGGCCACGGCGGTCGACGGGTACGACCAGGTCATCGACGTCGCCTTCCGGGTGTACGGCCCGGAGTGGGGCGCGTACGAGAGCACGCTGGCCGCCGACACCCGCGCGGTGATCGCGCTGGCCCGCGCCCGGGAGCTGCTCGCCCGGGAGGACACAGTGGTCAGCGCGGCCCTGACCACCGGTCGGTTCGGTGCCGACGAGAGGCGCCGGCTGACCGAGCTCGTCAGCAGCCAGCGGTACGCACGCGGCGAGGCGGCGGCCGGGTTGCCCGCCGACGACCAGGGCGAGTATCAGCGTCTGGTGGCCGGGCCCGACTTCACGAACCTGCTCGCCCTGGAGGACCTGCTGCTCTCCGGCAATGCCGGCACCGCACCGACCGGGGTCACCGCGCAGGCCTGGCGGGCCGCCGTGGACGCCTCGCTCGGCGCGTTGCAGACACTGGTGGCGACCACCGCCCGCAGCAGTGCCGATCGGGCGGCGCCGGGCGCGGCAGTGGTGACCGCGCGTACCGGCGCAGTGGTGGGGCTCGGCCTCATCGTCGTGGTCGTGCTCCTGCTGAGCTGGGTGAACACCGTCCGCCGCCTGACCGACGCACCGACCAGGACGGGCGACGACACTCCGGCCCCGGTCCCCGCACCGTCCGGTGCCGGCGGCACGACACCGGGCGGCGGCAACCACGACCTGTTCCTGAGACTGACCCGACGCAACCAGGCGCTGCTGCGCGACCAGCTCAACCTGCTGGACGGGATGCAACGCCGGGAGCGCTCGGCGGAGGAGACCAGCGAGCTGTTCCAGCTCGACCACCTCACCACCCGGGTCCGGCGTAACGTGGAGAAGCTCATCGCCCTCGCCGGCGCGACGCCCGCCCGCCGCTGGCGGCGGCCGGTGCCCCTGCTCGACGTGGCGCGCGGCGCGGTCGCCGAGGTGCCGGACTACCACCGGGTCCTGATCGCCCCGCACTGGCCGTGGTCGCTGGCGGGTCCCGCCGTCACGGACGTCGTCCACCTGCTGTCGGAGCTGATCGAGAACGCCCTCGCCCACTCGGCGTCGGACACCACGGTCCGCGTCTCCGGCGAACCCCACCCGCAGGGCTGCGCAGTCCTGGTCGTGGACGACGGGTCCGGCCTGGACGCGTCCTCACTGGCCGAGGCGAACCACCTGTTCGACAGTCCGCCGCCGGACGGTCCTCCCCCGGGTTTCGCAGGTCTGTACGCCGCCGCCGTGCTGGCCGACAGGTGCGGTGCCCGCGTCTCCCTGCGTCCCAGTCAGCGAGGTGGGACGGCGGCGATCGTGCTCCTCCCGGCCGCACTGGTCACGCCCCGCGGCGACGGCCCCGGCGCGACCACCGCGGCAACCGGCACCACCTACCCGCCCACCCGCGACGTTGTCGACCCGCCCGCCCCCAACGGCGACGGCGCGCTGCCGACACGGGTTCGCCACGCCGGGCCGTCCGGCTTCGCAAACGACAGGACCAGCCTCGACACGGTCGAGATCCCGATCGCCAGAACAGCAAGGAGACATCCATGA